A DNA window from Amycolatopsis sp. DSM 110486 contains the following coding sequences:
- a CDS encoding MarR family winged helix-turn-helix transcriptional regulator, producing MTATHGERPVPHLSEDELLAWRGLLELEARVLGVLDAELRADHDLSVAEFDTLYQLWLQPGGRCRMKDLAEKLLVSRGGVTKLINRLRSRGLVARVSQPGQQAVDAQLTETGEALLATAMDTHFDGVRRLVTSRLSAAELHTLRTVTERLREPPA from the coding sequence GTGACCGCGACGCACGGGGAACGCCCGGTGCCCCACCTCTCGGAGGACGAGCTGCTCGCCTGGCGCGGGCTGCTCGAACTGGAAGCACGCGTGCTCGGCGTACTCGACGCCGAACTGCGCGCGGACCACGACCTGTCGGTCGCCGAGTTCGACACGCTCTACCAGCTGTGGCTCCAGCCCGGCGGCCGGTGCCGCATGAAGGATCTCGCGGAGAAACTGCTGGTCAGCCGAGGCGGGGTGACCAAGCTGATCAACCGGCTCCGCAGCCGCGGCCTCGTGGCCCGCGTGTCGCAGCCCGGTCAGCAAGCCGTCGACGCGCAGCTGACCGAGACCGGCGAGGCGCTCCTCGCCACGGCGATGGACACCCACTTCGACGGCGTCCGCCGGCTCGTGACCTCCCGGCTGTCCGCCGCGGAGCTGCACACCCTCCGCACGGTCACGGAACGCCTGCGCGAGCCGCCCGCCTGA
- a CDS encoding MBL fold metallo-hydrolase, with the protein MTAIVQNLVTSGVFELDGGSWEVDNNVWIVGDDSEVIVIDAAHNADAIADVVGDRALRAIVCTHAHNDHVNAAPALAERTGAPILLHPADRVVWNLTHPDRAPDGDLADGQTITVAGTDLKVIHTPGHAPGAVCLHAPELSVLFTGDTLFHGGPGATGRSYSDYPTIVKSIRERLFSLPDATSVRTGHGEGTTIGEEKAASKDWPES; encoded by the coding sequence ATGACGGCGATAGTGCAGAACCTGGTCACGTCGGGCGTGTTCGAGCTCGACGGCGGCAGCTGGGAAGTGGACAACAACGTGTGGATCGTCGGCGACGACTCGGAGGTGATCGTGATCGACGCGGCGCACAACGCCGACGCGATCGCGGACGTGGTCGGGGATCGCGCGCTGCGCGCCATCGTCTGCACCCACGCCCACAACGACCACGTCAACGCCGCGCCCGCACTCGCCGAGCGCACCGGCGCGCCGATCCTGCTGCACCCGGCCGACCGCGTCGTCTGGAACCTGACGCACCCGGACCGCGCCCCGGACGGCGACCTCGCCGACGGCCAGACCATCACCGTCGCCGGCACCGACCTCAAGGTGATCCACACGCCGGGCCACGCCCCCGGCGCCGTCTGCCTCCACGCCCCGGAGCTGTCCGTCCTCTTCACGGGCGACACCCTGTTCCACGGCGGTCCCGGCGCCACCGGACGGTCCTATTCGGACTACCCCACCATCGTCAAGTCCATCCGCGAACGCCTTTTCTCCCTCCCGGACGCCACTTCCGTCCGCACCGGCCACGGCGAGGGCACGACGATCGGCGAGGAGAAGGCGGCGTCGAAGGACTGGCCGGAAAGCTAA
- a CDS encoding iron-containing alcohol dehydrogenase: protein MARPADPVRRSRDAAPEQNLVWGSGSLRELPEVADALGCHRVLAVASRSADPVVARLPGLLGGRYLGRWSDVPAHVPAHQANLAVGSAQETHADAVLAIGGGSAIGLGKIVSLALRLPLIAVPTTFSGAERTSRYFVTTARGKETGTSGHALPRAVLYDPDLVAGLPREVVASSGITAVAHCLEVLCRPASEEALASAREGLLLLWSSLAPLAAGDLATCQDALAGAALAGHALHELGRAGVVHRVCDLVSTRHGLGYGRLHALFLPLVLRAYGEAAAGARAALAELRPGVPAEQAVAELTVTMGLTAEVDPRRVAGELGLGGAELRLMLGELSVAADRAEAEVFERLVAGC, encoded by the coding sequence GTGGCGCGGCCCGCTGACCCCGTCCGCCGGTCCCGGGACGCCGCGCCCGAGCAGAACCTGGTGTGGGGCAGCGGATCCCTGCGAGAACTCCCGGAGGTCGCCGACGCCCTGGGTTGTCACCGCGTGCTCGCGGTGGCCTCCCGGTCGGCGGACCCGGTCGTCGCCCGGCTGCCGGGTCTGCTCGGCGGGCGCTACCTCGGCCGGTGGTCGGACGTGCCCGCGCACGTGCCGGCCCACCAGGCCAACCTCGCCGTCGGCTCGGCGCAGGAAACGCACGCCGACGCGGTCCTGGCCATCGGCGGCGGCTCGGCGATCGGGCTGGGCAAGATCGTTTCGCTCGCGCTGCGGCTGCCGCTGATCGCGGTCCCGACCACCTTCTCCGGCGCGGAGCGCACATCGCGCTACTTCGTCACCACCGCCCGCGGCAAGGAAACGGGGACGTCCGGCCACGCACTGCCCCGCGCGGTGCTCTACGACCCCGACCTCGTCGCGGGGCTGCCCCGCGAGGTGGTGGCGAGCAGTGGCATCACCGCCGTCGCACACTGCCTGGAGGTCCTGTGCCGTCCCGCGAGCGAGGAAGCGCTGGCGTCGGCTCGCGAAGGTCTGCTTCTGCTGTGGAGCAGCCTCGCCCCGCTCGCGGCCGGTGACCTCGCGACGTGCCAAGACGCGCTGGCCGGCGCCGCCCTGGCGGGCCACGCACTGCACGAGCTGGGCCGGGCCGGTGTGGTGCACCGGGTGTGCGACCTGGTGTCCACGCGGCACGGGCTCGGGTACGGCCGTTTGCACGCGCTGTTTCTTCCGCTCGTGCTGCGGGCGTACGGCGAGGCCGCCGCCGGGGCGCGCGCGGCGCTGGCGGAGCTGCGACCCGGGGTGCCGGCCGAACAGGCGGTGGCCGAGCTCACGGTGACGATGGGGCTGACCGCGGAGGTCGACCCACGGCGGGTTGCGGGTGAGTTGGGCCTTGGCGGTGCGGAGCTTCGGCTGATGCTGGGGGAGTTGTCCGTGGCTGCGGATCGGGCCGAGGCGGAGGTTTTCGAGCGGCTGGTCGCGGGTTGCTGA
- a CDS encoding Pr6Pr family membrane protein: MPPTRLTRIWFGVTALVVLIGLVTQGFVSAGTPGRYASAGARVANMFAYFTIESNVLVLLASVAFVAGARANGLLRVLWLDALVGIAVTGVVYHVALSGLLDLSGAALFADVMLHTVSPIIAVLGFLVASPRILRWRTVAWSACWPLAWLAFTLVRGAQGGFYPYPFVDAAELGYGRVAVNCVLIAVLFVALASVAKVLDGWLTHAPAETRSADR, encoded by the coding sequence ATGCCACCGACGCGACTGACCCGGATCTGGTTCGGGGTGACGGCCCTCGTTGTGCTGATCGGCCTCGTCACACAGGGCTTCGTGAGCGCCGGAACACCAGGCCGCTACGCCTCGGCGGGCGCGCGCGTCGCCAACATGTTCGCGTACTTCACCATCGAATCGAACGTGCTGGTGCTGCTGGCTTCCGTCGCGTTCGTGGCCGGCGCGCGGGCCAACGGGCTGCTGCGCGTGCTGTGGCTCGACGCACTGGTCGGCATCGCGGTGACCGGCGTCGTCTACCACGTCGCGCTGTCGGGGCTGCTCGATCTGAGCGGCGCGGCCCTGTTCGCCGACGTCATGCTGCACACCGTGTCGCCGATCATCGCGGTGCTCGGGTTCCTCGTCGCGTCGCCGCGCATCCTGCGGTGGCGCACGGTCGCGTGGTCAGCGTGCTGGCCCCTGGCGTGGCTGGCGTTCACGCTGGTCCGTGGCGCGCAGGGCGGCTTCTACCCGTACCCGTTCGTCGACGCCGCCGAGCTCGGTTACGGCCGTGTGGCCGTGAACTGCGTGCTCATCGCCGTGCTGTTCGTCGCGCTGGCGAGCGTCGCGAAGGTCCTCGACGGCTGGCTCACGCACGCACCCGCCGAAACGCGTTCAGCGGATCGTTGA
- a CDS encoding S8 family serine peptidase, which produces MTFRVRSAVRPMTLLAGVALAVTAVAAPAGAATNAPAPALHHFSAAAKSFIGARTVADRVAKLDAAMSALPRESVAYNATKLWNQGITGAGATVTTLVSFGDDQVKQVLDEYSQRHGLPPANVEVLQPSGSVPACTDPGVDTATCESWGGETDLDVTMMHAMAPNTKIIVAATPVAETQGFTGLPEMMNAVDYLTKHKLTDVISMSFGTTEENFPSFQSIKTLDPALERASKAGITMVASSGDDGPTGGFLQGPGNYPYRVASWPASDPRVTTLGGTQLHLDSTGTRTKPDDLVNVADNGFGEGAGLSKAYARPAWQDSVKKITGSKMRSFPDISMEGVQGTSQSAPLFAGVLALAVQANHGKLGQINPALYEKLGPKGAKAGIVDVTTGDNSQDGVEGFTATPGFDIASGWGTVDASVFVPALVKALR; this is translated from the coding sequence ATGACTTTTCGGGTTCGGTCCGCCGTCCGGCCGATGACCTTGCTCGCGGGTGTCGCGCTGGCCGTCACGGCCGTCGCGGCTCCGGCCGGCGCGGCCACGAACGCGCCGGCTCCCGCGCTGCACCACTTCTCGGCGGCGGCGAAGTCGTTCATCGGCGCGCGCACGGTGGCCGACCGCGTCGCGAAGCTCGACGCCGCGATGTCCGCGCTGCCCAGGGAAAGCGTCGCGTACAACGCCACGAAGCTGTGGAACCAGGGCATCACGGGAGCGGGCGCCACCGTCACCACGCTGGTGTCGTTCGGCGACGACCAGGTGAAGCAGGTGCTCGACGAGTACTCCCAGCGCCACGGTCTGCCGCCGGCCAACGTCGAGGTGCTCCAGCCGTCGGGCTCGGTCCCGGCGTGCACCGACCCGGGCGTCGACACGGCGACTTGCGAGTCCTGGGGCGGCGAGACCGACCTCGACGTCACGATGATGCACGCGATGGCGCCCAACACGAAGATCATCGTCGCCGCGACGCCGGTCGCCGAGACGCAGGGCTTCACCGGGCTGCCCGAGATGATGAACGCCGTCGACTACCTCACGAAGCACAAGCTCACCGACGTGATCTCGATGAGCTTCGGCACCACGGAGGAGAACTTCCCGTCGTTCCAGTCCATCAAGACGCTCGACCCGGCGCTGGAACGCGCGAGCAAGGCGGGCATCACGATGGTCGCCTCCTCGGGTGACGACGGCCCGACCGGCGGCTTCCTGCAGGGCCCGGGCAACTACCCGTACCGCGTGGCGAGCTGGCCGGCCAGCGACCCGCGCGTGACCACCCTCGGCGGCACGCAGCTGCACCTCGACTCCACCGGCACCCGCACGAAGCCGGACGACCTGGTGAACGTGGCCGACAACGGCTTCGGCGAAGGCGCGGGCCTGTCGAAGGCCTACGCGCGCCCGGCGTGGCAGGACAGCGTCAAGAAGATCACCGGCAGCAAGATGCGCTCGTTCCCGGACATCAGCATGGAAGGCGTGCAGGGCACTTCGCAGTCGGCGCCGCTGTTCGCCGGCGTGCTCGCCCTGGCGGTGCAGGCCAACCACGGCAAGCTCGGCCAGATCAACCCCGCCCTCTACGAAAAGCTCGGCCCGAAGGGCGCCAAGGCCGGCATCGTCGACGTCACCACCGGCGACAACAGCCAGGACGGCGTCGAGGGCTTCACCGCCACCCCCGGCTTCGACATCGCCAGCGGCTGGGGCACGGTCGACGCCTCGGTCTTCGTCCCCGCCTTGGTGAAGGCGCTTCGCTGA
- a CDS encoding molybdopterin-binding protein has translation MSQYRISEAARLLGVSDDTIRRHIDAGTLTATKDKVNRSVIDGAELAEFARLQGESAPDPTSVGSSARNRMVGLVTSIVADKVMAQVEIQCGRDRVVSLMSTEAVKELGLEPGSPAVAVIKATTVVVETPNA, from the coding sequence GTGTCGCAGTACCGGATCTCCGAGGCAGCGAGGCTGCTCGGCGTCAGCGATGACACCATCCGGCGCCACATCGACGCCGGAACGCTCACCGCGACCAAGGACAAAGTCAACCGGTCCGTGATCGACGGTGCGGAACTAGCCGAGTTCGCTCGCCTCCAGGGCGAGTCCGCGCCTGATCCGACCTCGGTGGGGAGCTCGGCGCGTAACCGCATGGTCGGGCTGGTCACGTCGATCGTCGCCGACAAGGTCATGGCCCAGGTCGAGATACAGTGCGGCCGCGACCGCGTGGTCTCCCTGATGAGCACGGAGGCGGTCAAGGAACTCGGCCTCGAACCCGGGTCGCCGGCCGTCGCGGTGATCAAAGCGACCACCGTTGTGGTCGAAACGCCGAACGCCTGA
- a CDS encoding ATP-dependent DNA ligase, protein MLLTQIVTASAELAATRSRKAKIATLAAVLRAAETTELPAVIAYLTGQTAQDRLGAGWRTLAELAVEPAPEPSVEVREVDEALTEVAAASGAGSVKRRAEVLTALFKRLTRGEQEFLFRLVTGELRQGALEGVMVDAVAAAAEVGAADVRRAFMLSGKLSVTGYAAMTGGAARLAEFRLTLGRPIKPMLASPAESLDEAVAEHEHAIVEYKMDGARIQVHRSGEEVRVYTRTLREITSSVSELVDLVRALPCESVVLDGETLALTDDGRPRPFQETMSRFGSTREEQVRALLLRPYFFDCLHLDGVDLLDAPLSERNAALRKVAGEHVIPGEVEPADAAAVLDAAMAGGHEGVMVKDLASPYAAGRRGRAWLKVKPAHTIDLVVLAVEWGHGRRTGTLSNLHLGARDPDGGPPIMVGKTFKGMTDELLAWQTKRFQEIETHRDSYTVYVRPEVVVEIELDGAQISTRYPGGLALRFARVVRYRPDKEAADADTIDTVRGLLRGDRAE, encoded by the coding sequence GTGCTGCTCACCCAGATCGTCACCGCGTCCGCCGAGCTGGCGGCCACCCGGTCGAGGAAGGCGAAGATCGCCACCCTCGCCGCGGTGCTGCGCGCCGCCGAGACGACCGAGCTGCCGGCCGTGATCGCGTACCTCACGGGGCAGACGGCGCAGGACCGGCTGGGCGCGGGGTGGCGCACGCTCGCGGAGCTGGCCGTCGAGCCGGCCCCGGAGCCGAGCGTTGAGGTGCGGGAGGTCGACGAGGCGCTCACGGAGGTCGCGGCGGCTTCGGGGGCAGGGTCGGTGAAGCGGCGCGCGGAGGTGCTCACGGCGTTGTTCAAGCGGCTCACTCGAGGCGAGCAGGAGTTTCTCTTCCGGCTGGTCACCGGAGAGCTGCGGCAGGGGGCGCTGGAGGGCGTGATGGTCGACGCCGTCGCCGCGGCGGCCGAGGTCGGCGCCGCGGACGTGCGGCGGGCGTTCATGTTGTCCGGCAAGCTTTCCGTCACCGGCTATGCGGCGATGACCGGCGGCGCGGCGCGGCTGGCCGAGTTCCGGCTCACGCTGGGGCGCCCGATCAAGCCGATGCTCGCGTCGCCCGCGGAATCGCTCGACGAGGCGGTGGCGGAACACGAGCACGCGATCGTCGAGTACAAAATGGACGGTGCGCGAATCCAGGTGCACCGCTCCGGCGAGGAAGTGCGCGTCTACACGCGCACGTTGCGGGAGATCACGTCAAGCGTCTCCGAGCTGGTGGACCTGGTGCGGGCGCTGCCGTGCGAGTCGGTGGTGCTCGACGGAGAGACGCTCGCGCTCACCGACGACGGCCGGCCGAGGCCGTTCCAGGAGACGATGAGCCGCTTCGGCAGCACGCGGGAGGAACAGGTGCGGGCGCTGCTGCTGCGGCCGTACTTCTTCGACTGCCTGCACCTCGACGGCGTGGACCTGCTCGACGCGCCGCTGTCGGAACGCAACGCGGCGCTGCGGAAGGTCGCGGGCGAGCACGTGATCCCCGGCGAGGTGGAGCCGGCCGACGCCGCGGCAGTGCTCGACGCGGCGATGGCGGGCGGCCACGAGGGCGTGATGGTGAAGGACCTGGCGTCGCCGTACGCGGCGGGGCGCCGAGGCCGGGCGTGGCTGAAAGTGAAGCCGGCGCACACCATCGACCTGGTCGTGCTCGCGGTGGAGTGGGGGCACGGGCGGCGCACGGGCACGCTGTCCAACCTGCACCTCGGCGCGCGCGACCCGGACGGTGGGCCGCCGATCATGGTGGGCAAGACGTTCAAGGGCATGACCGACGAGCTGCTGGCGTGGCAGACGAAGCGGTTCCAGGAGATCGAGACCCACCGCGACAGCTACACCGTGTACGTGCGGCCCGAGGTGGTCGTGGAGATCGAGCTCGACGGGGCGCAGATCAGCACGCGGTATCCCGGCGGGCTGGCGCTGCGGTTCGCGCGTGTGGTGCGGTACCGGCCGGACAAGGAAGCTGCCGACGCCGACACGATCGACACCGTGCGCGGCCTGCTGCGGGGTGATCGGGCCGAATGA
- a CDS encoding VOC family protein: MGIRTTGCHHMAFVTNDMEETVKFYNGVLGFPIVVTLQLPDPDPFPGAVPGNLAGSRHYFFRISEQDTIAFFEFKDVEIAADNSLLGAGNHLAITVPSEGELQHAKSVLEENGIKVNSELDHGFCHSIYFEDPVNKIALEFATWQHPCDVAQPFLQDPEPVPAALAAIGSDVYGQHLLQYTPDGHGGAAR, encoded by the coding sequence ATGGGGATTCGGACGACCGGGTGTCACCACATGGCTTTCGTGACCAATGACATGGAAGAAACCGTGAAGTTCTACAATGGGGTGCTCGGGTTTCCCATTGTCGTGACGCTGCAATTGCCGGACCCGGACCCGTTCCCCGGTGCGGTGCCGGGGAATCTCGCCGGCAGCAGGCATTATTTCTTCCGCATCAGCGAGCAGGACACGATCGCGTTCTTCGAGTTCAAGGACGTCGAGATCGCCGCGGACAACTCGTTGCTCGGGGCGGGAAACCACCTCGCGATCACGGTGCCTTCCGAGGGTGAACTGCAGCACGCGAAATCGGTGCTGGAGGAGAACGGGATCAAGGTCAACAGTGAACTCGACCACGGGTTCTGTCACTCGATCTACTTCGAGGACCCGGTGAACAAGATCGCCCTGGAGTTCGCCACGTGGCAGCACCCGTGCGACGTCGCGCAGCCCTTCCTGCAGGACCCCGAACCGGTGCCGGCGGCGCTGGCCGCGATCGGCTCGGACGTCTACGGACAGCACCTGCTGCAGTACACGCCGGACGGCCACGGTGGCGCGGCCCGCTGA
- a CDS encoding helix-turn-helix domain-containing protein, with protein MNAIGEFLRARRALVSPADVGLPDDGPRRVPGLRREELAAVAGVSVDYYVRLEQGRDRHPSPQVLDALARALHLGDDGAAHLHRLASPPRITGGELPAGVRELVELGGAPALAWGRRMDVLAASPLAVALAPMYRPGTNLARAFFLDPSVRSLHPDWATMALNVTAMLRARTALRDPALDALVAELLAASQDFARLWPRHDVRTNAAPRKVFRHPVVGELSLGRQVLTVPGGEWDVLIYHAEPGSRSAHALARLA; from the coding sequence ATGAACGCCATCGGCGAGTTCCTGCGCGCCCGGCGGGCGCTGGTCAGCCCCGCCGACGTCGGCCTGCCCGACGACGGCCCGAGACGCGTGCCGGGCCTGCGGCGCGAGGAGCTGGCCGCGGTGGCGGGCGTGAGCGTGGACTACTACGTGCGCCTCGAGCAGGGCCGCGACCGGCACCCGTCGCCCCAGGTGCTCGACGCGCTGGCCCGCGCGCTCCACCTGGGCGACGACGGCGCCGCCCACCTCCACCGGCTCGCTTCGCCACCCCGGATCACCGGCGGGGAGCTGCCGGCGGGCGTGCGCGAGCTGGTCGAGCTCGGTGGCGCGCCGGCGCTCGCGTGGGGACGGCGGATGGACGTGCTCGCCGCCAGCCCGCTCGCCGTCGCGCTGGCGCCGATGTACCGGCCGGGCACGAATCTCGCCCGCGCGTTTTTCCTCGACCCCTCGGTGCGTTCGCTGCATCCGGATTGGGCCACGATGGCCCTCAACGTGACGGCGATGCTCCGTGCTCGGACGGCATTGCGCGATCCGGCGCTGGACGCTCTCGTTGCCGAGCTGCTGGCCGCCAGCCAGGACTTCGCCCGCTTGTGGCCTCGCCACGACGTGCGCACGAACGCCGCGCCGCGCAAGGTTTTCCGCCACCCGGTGGTGGGCGAGTTGTCGTTGGGGCGGCAGGTGCTGACGGTGCCGGGCGGGGAGTGGGATGTGCTGATCTACCACGCCGAACCGGGCAGCCGTTCTGCCCACGCGTTGGCCCGGCTGGCTTAG
- a CDS encoding extracellular solute-binding protein, protein MRRGFGLRALAIGAVAAVVAACGSSPPPQSAPASGSAVPVTGTLIVNGAGTLAKPFAAMIAAFKAQNPGVTVQSRFAGSVEVVRGITELHNPVDVLGVADYSLIPSKMYGTNGGTQFANWYVGFASNRITFAYTDQSKGAADLTADNWYQVLAQPGVKVGRSNPDTDPSGYQTLQMLALAQTYYHQPNLSAGVLANSPPETMVGTETQLLPAVSSGQIDYLGIYRSDALQHHLKFLDLPAQIDLSDPALAATYATVSVPTSSGPRTGKPIVYALTVPTNAPNSAAGQRFVEFVLSPAGQKIMSDNGFSVVNPAVAGVANGAQLPASVQPQTVPAKLPGG, encoded by the coding sequence ATGCGACGGGGCTTCGGGCTCAGAGCGCTGGCAATCGGTGCGGTGGCGGCAGTGGTGGCAGCGTGTGGGTCGTCGCCCCCGCCGCAATCGGCTCCGGCGAGCGGGTCCGCTGTTCCGGTCACCGGCACGTTGATCGTGAACGGGGCGGGCACGTTGGCCAAGCCGTTCGCGGCGATGATCGCGGCGTTCAAGGCGCAGAACCCGGGCGTGACGGTGCAGTCGCGCTTCGCCGGGAGCGTCGAGGTGGTGCGGGGCATCACCGAGCTGCACAACCCGGTCGACGTGCTGGGCGTGGCGGACTACTCGCTGATCCCATCGAAGATGTACGGCACGAACGGTGGCACGCAGTTCGCGAACTGGTACGTCGGGTTCGCCTCGAACCGCATCACCTTCGCCTACACCGATCAGAGCAAAGGGGCGGCCGATCTCACGGCGGACAACTGGTACCAGGTGCTCGCGCAGCCGGGGGTGAAAGTCGGCCGGTCCAATCCGGACACTGACCCGTCGGGCTACCAGACGTTGCAGATGCTCGCGCTGGCGCAGACCTACTACCACCAGCCGAACCTGTCGGCCGGGGTGCTGGCGAACTCTCCGCCGGAGACCATGGTCGGCACCGAGACGCAGCTGCTGCCCGCGGTGTCCTCCGGGCAGATCGACTACCTCGGGATCTACCGCTCCGACGCCTTGCAGCACCACCTGAAATTCCTGGACCTGCCCGCACAGATCGACCTGTCCGACCCCGCGCTGGCCGCGACGTACGCGACGGTCAGCGTGCCGACGTCGTCCGGGCCGCGGACGGGCAAGCCGATCGTGTACGCGCTGACCGTGCCGACCAACGCGCCGAACTCCGCGGCGGGGCAGAGGTTCGTCGAGTTCGTGCTCTCCCCGGCGGGGCAGAAGATCATGAGCGACAACGGGTTCTCCGTGGTCAACCCGGCGGTCGCGGGAGTCGCGAACGGCGCGCAGCTGCCCGCGTCGGTGCAGCCGCAGACAGTTCCGGCGAAGCTGCCCGGGGGCTGA
- a CDS encoding SDR family NAD(P)-dependent oxidoreductase, protein MITALVSGANKGLGREIARGLARRGATVLLGSRDLALGEKTAAELHAEGLAVTPVRLDVTSAADIDDVARHLETRHGKLDVLVNNAGARFSVEPAELTADHLRRAYETNLFSVAAVTHRMLGLLRAAEAPHVVNVASTSASLALTTAEGSQFAAATDTIAYSSSKTALVMLTIRYATTFRADPAYAHLRVNAVTPGFIASDLNGHTGPRTAEQGARVVLDLVAQGAAAPTGAFLNEDGPVPW, encoded by the coding sequence ATGATCACAGCCCTCGTGAGCGGCGCCAACAAGGGTCTGGGCCGCGAAATCGCCCGCGGTCTGGCCCGCCGGGGCGCCACCGTCCTGCTCGGCAGCCGCGACCTCGCCCTCGGCGAGAAGACCGCCGCCGAACTCCACGCCGAAGGCCTGGCCGTGACGCCGGTCCGGCTCGACGTGACGTCCGCAGCGGACATCGACGACGTCGCCCGCCACCTCGAAACCCGCCACGGCAAGCTCGACGTCCTCGTCAACAACGCCGGCGCCCGCTTCTCCGTCGAACCCGCCGAGCTGACCGCGGACCACCTTCGCCGCGCCTACGAAACGAACCTCTTCAGCGTCGCCGCCGTCACCCACCGGATGCTGGGCCTCCTGCGAGCCGCGGAAGCTCCGCACGTGGTCAACGTCGCCAGCACCTCCGCTTCACTCGCCCTCACCACCGCCGAGGGCTCGCAGTTCGCGGCCGCGACGGACACCATCGCCTACTCGTCGTCGAAAACCGCGCTCGTCATGCTCACCATCCGCTACGCGACCACCTTCCGCGCCGACCCCGCGTATGCGCACTTGCGCGTCAACGCCGTCACCCCCGGCTTCATCGCCTCCGACCTCAACGGCCACACCGGCCCCCGCACCGCCGAACAGGGCGCGCGCGTGGTCCTCGACCTGGTCGCGCAGGGCGCCGCGGCGCCGACCGGGGCGTTCCTCAACGAGGACGGCCCCGTGCCCTGGTGA
- a CDS encoding sulfite exporter TauE/SafE family protein, which produces MSWSTEVLAFVAGLIISTVTTPAGVSGAVFLLPVQVSILGVPNPAVTPTNLLFNVVAGPGALVRHRRSVHLRGRLTRLLLAGTVPGVVIGAVIRVFAVPGPQVFRLLAAAFLLPLGLWICVRTLHPRPHRSDTPPSPRATVALALVVGIVGGIYGIGGGSLLSPILVSRGVPVTTAAPAALASTFVTSLVGAASFAVLATTSTGDIAPDWLVGLACGLGGLLGGYLGTRLQSRLPETGLRLLLGILAMSIGALYVIEATLA; this is translated from the coding sequence GTGAGCTGGTCAACGGAGGTGCTCGCGTTCGTCGCGGGCCTGATCATCTCGACGGTGACCACTCCCGCCGGCGTGTCCGGCGCGGTATTCCTCCTTCCCGTGCAGGTAAGCATCCTCGGCGTCCCCAACCCGGCCGTCACCCCGACGAACCTGCTGTTCAACGTCGTCGCCGGCCCAGGAGCCCTCGTCCGGCACCGCCGGAGCGTGCATCTCCGCGGCAGGCTGACGCGCCTGCTGCTGGCCGGCACCGTGCCCGGCGTTGTGATCGGAGCCGTCATCCGCGTGTTCGCGGTGCCTGGTCCGCAGGTGTTCCGCCTCCTGGCCGCGGCCTTCCTCCTGCCCCTCGGCCTGTGGATCTGCGTCCGCACGCTGCACCCTCGCCCGCACCGCTCCGACACGCCACCGTCGCCGCGCGCGACCGTCGCTCTGGCGCTCGTGGTCGGCATCGTGGGCGGGATCTACGGGATCGGCGGCGGCTCGCTGCTCAGCCCGATCCTGGTCAGCCGCGGAGTCCCCGTCACCACCGCCGCCCCGGCCGCACTCGCATCGACCTTCGTCACCTCGCTCGTCGGCGCCGCCTCGTTCGCCGTGCTCGCGACGACCTCGACCGGCGACATCGCACCCGACTGGCTCGTCGGCTTGGCCTGCGGGCTCGGCGGGTTGCTCGGCGGCTATCTCGGCACCCGCCTGCAGTCCCGGTTACCCGAAACCGGGCTCCGCCTCCTGCTCGGCATCCTCGCCATGAGCATCGGCGCGCTCTACGTCATCGAAGCCACGCTCGCCTGA